DNA sequence from the Candidatus Rokuibacteriota bacterium genome:
CCACGACGGCGTGGCCCATCGCCACCCCCACCTCCACCCGGCGGGCTGGCTTCTGGCTGCGCTCGGGGCTGTGGGGGTGGGCCGGGCGCTTCGCTCCGTTGCGATCGGTGTTGTCCACGGGCTCGCCGGGAGCGCGGTGCCCGGTCTTCTGATCCTGGCCACGATTCAGAACCCGGTGTGGGCGGTTGCCTACCTCGCGGTCTTCGGGGCCGGGACGATGGCCGGCATGATGGCGATCGCTGCGGTCCTCGTGCTTCCCTTCGCGATCAGCGCGCGCCGTTTCGCGGGGATCAATCACGTCCTGTCCGTCGGGACCGGGCTCCTGGCGCTGGCTGTGGGATGCTTCCTCGTCTACCGGATCGGTTTTGTGGAACGGCTTCTGACCGGGTAGGACCATCGGAGGGGGACACCCACGCCTTCGGCGCACCCGGGCCTCCGGCCCGGGTACCCGCCCGGGCCCCCTCCGAAGCCTCCCCCAGGA
Encoded proteins:
- a CDS encoding high-affinity nickel-transport family protein; the protein is MASLAWVIGLGFLLGIQHATDPDHVLAVATIASREPRWRSGVLVGILWGLGHALTLTVVGGTIVLLSLTVPPAVALSLELAVAVMLVGLGLVRLAWCFRGVRRVHPEHARTAHEHGHRHAFHSHVHTHDGVAHRHPHLHPAGWLLAALGAVGVGRALRSVAIGVVHGLAGSAVPGLLILATIQNPVWAVAYLAVFGAGTMAGMMAIAAVLVLPFAISARRFAGINHVLSVGTGLLALAVGCFLVYRIGFVERLLTG